From Corvus moneduloides isolate bCorMon1 chromosome 4, bCorMon1.pri, whole genome shotgun sequence, one genomic window encodes:
- the CARD10 gene encoding caspase recruitment domain-containing protein 10 isoform X2, with amino-acid sequence MAAVENASLQASSLSEQEEEEDTIWEKIESARHQLTRSLNPAKLTPYLRQCRVIDEQDEEEVLNSCRFPCKSNQTGYLMDILRRRGKRGYEAFLESLEFYYPEHYTRLTGREPAQRCSMILDEEGPEGLTQFLMMEVKKVRAQRKEHLLKEHQLQVKNQALEQEQVRLEQQLKELLKVQERCQRLREEWDSNSVELLRLKDENYMMAMRYAQLCEEKNVAVLRSRDLQLLVDQLKCKVSSLEEECSLLRKQASAPPQREAEERGHPDAVSELWAENQRLTASLQELQGMLQTPGEGPVPGSEQILLDILEHDWKEAQDDRQDLCQKLNSLQNELQWAEELRDKYLQEVEDLQLKYRTLQKDCDLYKHRMNTVLLQLEEIEKERDQAIQSRDGVQLQYSQSLIEKDQYRKRVRALEEERDELLSKLSQAEGLNSTLEAQLQRCQGGRSLSKMCSSSYSLCSNLSSTWSLIDNPTNGLVDTLGNSVTPFPGDSAIQSMDVTPDSEKDINRLSTFPFPPCIGSILRRQREERCMPYKSLSCGSFSSMEDATGNSFAGTLLGAFSSSSSSTYTRVKSEICLSTFSRRKEVTRRSLVVQLTSVGHPSNPSPQEKRLGADISILGGNRTGIYVQWVKPGSRVEKAGLREGCRLIELRVPSLKEEVLSLENCTREVAYLSLLHWDEPSSLIFQLDLEGYQPLRAALEEGKKCSGDSFYVRTNVSLLEPSDPYALCVKRREILHVTDTMHRGRLEWYCSRVDPFTVRDLDKGTVPNYSRAHQLLKIQEKHQMPGQQRGHRNNLKKRALGQLRLVKSKPQRSTEQPPQQLWLDPCSDPDTNLKPYSLVRPVVVKTPRPVVLSPSCIAPRLIRNLLDLPTSRLDFHVCPAEKLAGGDPSATNVQEHPVSRAARQDQRESGQIRMIREAMEKNKHCLLELGFEGVRDLIKSEIYPIVIHVEVTEKNIRGLRSLLGKAGQRDSEVLKMCRGVERALHTLPCSWARVEPHAWNHVEELPKVVRGCIFQEQARPLWMEEGDD; translated from the exons ATGGCAG CCGTGGAGAATGCGTCTCTCCAAGCCAGCAGCCtctcagagcaggaggaggaagaagacaCCATCTGGGAGAAGATCGAGAGCGCACGACACCAGCTGACCCGCTCCCTGAACCCAGCCAAGCTCACCCCGTACCTGCGCCAGTGCCGCGTCATAGACgagcaggatgaggaggaggtgCTGAACTCGTGCCGATTCCCTTGCAAGAGCAACCAGACAG GTTACCTGATGGACATCCTTCGGCGCCGTGGAAAGCGAGGCTATGAAGCCTTCCTGGAATCCTTGGAGTTTTATTACCCAGAGCACTACACACGGCTCACAGGGAGGGAACCAGCCCAGCGCTGCTCTATGATCCTGG ATGAGGAAGGCCCTGAGGGACTAACTCAGTTCCTGATGATGGAGGTGAAGAAGGTGAGGGCTCAACGGAAAGAGCACCTGCTGAAGGAACACCAGCTCCAGGTGAAAAACCAGGCATTGGAGCAAGAGCAGGTccggctggagcagcagctgaaggagctccTGAAGGTGCAGGAGCGTTGCCAGCGGCTGAGAGAGGAGTGGGACTCCAACAGCGTGGAGCTGCTGAGGCTGAAGGACGAGAACTACATGATGGCCATGCGCTACGCGCAGCTCTGCGAGGAGAAGAATGTGGCCGTGCTGCGGAGCAGggacctgcagctgctg GTGGACCAGCTGAAATGCAAagtgtccagcctggaggaggagtGCAGCCTGCTGCGGAAACAGGCATCTGCACCGCCCCAGCGAGAGGCCGAGGAGCGGGGCCATCCCGATGCCGTGTCTGAGCTGTGGGCTGAGAACCAGCGGCTCACGGCatcactgcaggagctgcagggcatGTTGCAG ACACCCGGTGAGGGCCCAGTGCCAGGCTCTGAGCAGATCCTCCTGGACATCCTAGAGCATGACTGGAAGGAAGCCCAAGATGACCGGCAGGATCTCTGTCAGAAACTCAACTCCCTGCAGAATGAGCTGCAGTGGGCTGAAGAACTGAGGGATAAG TACCTCCAGGAGGTGGAAGATCTGCAGCTCAAATACCGGACGCTGCAGAAGGACTGTGATCTCTACAAGCACCGTATGaacacagtgctgctgcagctggaggagatcGAGAAAGAGCGGGACCAG GCCATCCAGAGCCGTGATGGGGTGCAGCTGCAATACTCCCAGAGCCTGATCGAGAAGGACCAGTACCGCAAACGTGTGCGGGCCCTGGAGGAGGAGCGGGATGAGCTCCTAAGCAAGCTGAGCCAGGCAGAAGGGCTGAACAGCACGCTAGAGGCACAGCTGCAGCGGTGCCAAGGGGGCCGCAGCCTCAGCAAG ATGTGCAGCTCTTCCTACTCCCTCTGCTCCAAcctcagcagcacctggagcctCATAGACAACCCTACAAATGGACTCGTGGATACTCTGGGGAATTCTGTTACCCCATTCCCGGGGGATTCAGCCATTCAGAGCATG GATGTGACTCCCGACAGCGAGAAGGATATCAACCGCCTTTccaccttccccttccctccctgcatcGGCTCCATCCTCCGCCGGCAGCGGGAAGAGAGATGCATGCCCTACAAAAG CTTGTCCTGTGGCTCCTTTAGCAGCATGGAAGATGCAACAG GCAACAGTTTTGCTGGCACCTTGCTGGGGgccttctcctcttcttccagcAGCACGTACACCAGGGTGAAGTCAGAGATCTGCTTGTCCACATTTTCCAGACGCAAGGAGGTCACCAGGAG GTCACTAGTGGTACAGCTCACGAGTGTGGGTCATCCCAGCAACCCCTCACCCCAGGAGAAGAGGCTCGGAGCAGacatctccatccttggagggaACAGGACAGGAATTTATGTCCAGTGGGTCAAGCCAGGCTCACGGGTTGAAAAAGCAGGACTCAGGGAAGGGTGCCGGCTCATTGAG CTGAGGGTGCCATCGCTGAAGGAAGAGGTGCTTTCCCTGGAGAACTGCACACGGGAGGTTGCCTACCTGAGCCTGCTGCACTGGGATGAGCCCTCTAGTCTCATCTTTCAGCTCGACCTAGAAG GATACCAGCCTCTGCGGGCAGCCCtagaggaggggaagaaatgtTCTGGAGACTCGTTCTACGTCCGCACCAACGTGTCCCTCCTGGAGCCGTCGGACCCTTACGCGCTGTGCGTGAAGCGCCGGGAGATCCTGCACGTCACGGACACCATGCACAGAGGCCGCCTGGAGTGGTACTGCTCGCGCGTCGATCCCTTCACCGTGCGGGACCTGGACAAGGGCACAGTGCCCAACTACAGCAG GGCTCATCAGCTTTTGAAGATCCAGGAGAAGCACCAGATGcctgggcagcagagaggcCACAGAAATAAT ctaaAGAAACGGGCCTTGGGCCAACTGCGCTTGGTGAAATCCAAACCACAGAGGAGCACAGAACAGCCCcctcagcagctgtggctggacCCCTGCTCAG ACCCGGACACGAACCTGAAGCCTTACAGCCTGGTGCGCCCTGTGGTGGTCAAGACACCCCGTCCCGTGGTGCTGTCCCCAAGCTGCATTGCACCACGGCTCATCAGGAACCTGCTGGACCTGCCCACCTCTCGCCTGGACTTCCATGTGTGCCCAGCAG AGAAGCTAGCAGGAGGGGATCCCAGTGCAACCAATGTTCAGGAGCACCCTGTGTCTAGAGCTGCCCGCCAGGACCAGAGGGAGAGTGGACAAATCCGCATGATCCGGGAGGCGATGGAAAAG aataAACACTGCCTGCTAGAGCTGGGATTTGAGGGTGTGAGGGATCtaattaaaagtgaaatataCCCCATCGTTATCCATGTCGAGGTCACTGAGAAGAACATTAGAGGACTCAG GAGCTTGCTGGGGAAGGCGGGCCAGCGGGACTCGGAGGTGCTGAAGATGTGCCGTGGTGTGGAGCGGGCTCTCCACACCCTGCCGTGCTCCTGGGCCCGCGTGGAGCCCCATGCCTGGAACCACGTGGAGGAGCTGCCCAAGGTGGTTCGTGGATGCATCTTCCAGGAGCAAGCCCGCCCACTGTGGATGGAGGAGGGCGATGACTGA
- the CARD10 gene encoding caspase recruitment domain-containing protein 10 isoform X1, which produces MPSTCAPPSFLIILSFPFILPAVENASLQASSLSEQEEEEDTIWEKIESARHQLTRSLNPAKLTPYLRQCRVIDEQDEEEVLNSCRFPCKSNQTGYLMDILRRRGKRGYEAFLESLEFYYPEHYTRLTGREPAQRCSMILDEEGPEGLTQFLMMEVKKVRAQRKEHLLKEHQLQVKNQALEQEQVRLEQQLKELLKVQERCQRLREEWDSNSVELLRLKDENYMMAMRYAQLCEEKNVAVLRSRDLQLLVDQLKCKVSSLEEECSLLRKQASAPPQREAEERGHPDAVSELWAENQRLTASLQELQGMLQTPGEGPVPGSEQILLDILEHDWKEAQDDRQDLCQKLNSLQNELQWAEELRDKYLQEVEDLQLKYRTLQKDCDLYKHRMNTVLLQLEEIEKERDQAIQSRDGVQLQYSQSLIEKDQYRKRVRALEEERDELLSKLSQAEGLNSTLEAQLQRCQGGRSLSKMCSSSYSLCSNLSSTWSLIDNPTNGLVDTLGNSVTPFPGDSAIQSMDVTPDSEKDINRLSTFPFPPCIGSILRRQREERCMPYKSLSCGSFSSMEDATGNSFAGTLLGAFSSSSSSTYTRVKSEICLSTFSRRKEVTRRSLVVQLTSVGHPSNPSPQEKRLGADISILGGNRTGIYVQWVKPGSRVEKAGLREGCRLIELRVPSLKEEVLSLENCTREVAYLSLLHWDEPSSLIFQLDLEGYQPLRAALEEGKKCSGDSFYVRTNVSLLEPSDPYALCVKRREILHVTDTMHRGRLEWYCSRVDPFTVRDLDKGTVPNYSRAHQLLKIQEKHQMPGQQRGHRNNLKKRALGQLRLVKSKPQRSTEQPPQQLWLDPCSDPDTNLKPYSLVRPVVVKTPRPVVLSPSCIAPRLIRNLLDLPTSRLDFHVCPAEKLAGGDPSATNVQEHPVSRAARQDQRESGQIRMIREAMEKNKHCLLELGFEGVRDLIKSEIYPIVIHVEVTEKNIRGLRSLLGKAGQRDSEVLKMCRGVERALHTLPCSWARVEPHAWNHVEELPKVVRGCIFQEQARPLWMEEGDD; this is translated from the exons ATGCCTTCTACCTGTGCTCCTCCATCATTCCTCATTATTTTATCCTTTCCTTTTATCCTTCCAGCCGTGGAGAATGCGTCTCTCCAAGCCAGCAGCCtctcagagcaggaggaggaagaagacaCCATCTGGGAGAAGATCGAGAGCGCACGACACCAGCTGACCCGCTCCCTGAACCCAGCCAAGCTCACCCCGTACCTGCGCCAGTGCCGCGTCATAGACgagcaggatgaggaggaggtgCTGAACTCGTGCCGATTCCCTTGCAAGAGCAACCAGACAG GTTACCTGATGGACATCCTTCGGCGCCGTGGAAAGCGAGGCTATGAAGCCTTCCTGGAATCCTTGGAGTTTTATTACCCAGAGCACTACACACGGCTCACAGGGAGGGAACCAGCCCAGCGCTGCTCTATGATCCTGG ATGAGGAAGGCCCTGAGGGACTAACTCAGTTCCTGATGATGGAGGTGAAGAAGGTGAGGGCTCAACGGAAAGAGCACCTGCTGAAGGAACACCAGCTCCAGGTGAAAAACCAGGCATTGGAGCAAGAGCAGGTccggctggagcagcagctgaaggagctccTGAAGGTGCAGGAGCGTTGCCAGCGGCTGAGAGAGGAGTGGGACTCCAACAGCGTGGAGCTGCTGAGGCTGAAGGACGAGAACTACATGATGGCCATGCGCTACGCGCAGCTCTGCGAGGAGAAGAATGTGGCCGTGCTGCGGAGCAGggacctgcagctgctg GTGGACCAGCTGAAATGCAAagtgtccagcctggaggaggagtGCAGCCTGCTGCGGAAACAGGCATCTGCACCGCCCCAGCGAGAGGCCGAGGAGCGGGGCCATCCCGATGCCGTGTCTGAGCTGTGGGCTGAGAACCAGCGGCTCACGGCatcactgcaggagctgcagggcatGTTGCAG ACACCCGGTGAGGGCCCAGTGCCAGGCTCTGAGCAGATCCTCCTGGACATCCTAGAGCATGACTGGAAGGAAGCCCAAGATGACCGGCAGGATCTCTGTCAGAAACTCAACTCCCTGCAGAATGAGCTGCAGTGGGCTGAAGAACTGAGGGATAAG TACCTCCAGGAGGTGGAAGATCTGCAGCTCAAATACCGGACGCTGCAGAAGGACTGTGATCTCTACAAGCACCGTATGaacacagtgctgctgcagctggaggagatcGAGAAAGAGCGGGACCAG GCCATCCAGAGCCGTGATGGGGTGCAGCTGCAATACTCCCAGAGCCTGATCGAGAAGGACCAGTACCGCAAACGTGTGCGGGCCCTGGAGGAGGAGCGGGATGAGCTCCTAAGCAAGCTGAGCCAGGCAGAAGGGCTGAACAGCACGCTAGAGGCACAGCTGCAGCGGTGCCAAGGGGGCCGCAGCCTCAGCAAG ATGTGCAGCTCTTCCTACTCCCTCTGCTCCAAcctcagcagcacctggagcctCATAGACAACCCTACAAATGGACTCGTGGATACTCTGGGGAATTCTGTTACCCCATTCCCGGGGGATTCAGCCATTCAGAGCATG GATGTGACTCCCGACAGCGAGAAGGATATCAACCGCCTTTccaccttccccttccctccctgcatcGGCTCCATCCTCCGCCGGCAGCGGGAAGAGAGATGCATGCCCTACAAAAG CTTGTCCTGTGGCTCCTTTAGCAGCATGGAAGATGCAACAG GCAACAGTTTTGCTGGCACCTTGCTGGGGgccttctcctcttcttccagcAGCACGTACACCAGGGTGAAGTCAGAGATCTGCTTGTCCACATTTTCCAGACGCAAGGAGGTCACCAGGAG GTCACTAGTGGTACAGCTCACGAGTGTGGGTCATCCCAGCAACCCCTCACCCCAGGAGAAGAGGCTCGGAGCAGacatctccatccttggagggaACAGGACAGGAATTTATGTCCAGTGGGTCAAGCCAGGCTCACGGGTTGAAAAAGCAGGACTCAGGGAAGGGTGCCGGCTCATTGAG CTGAGGGTGCCATCGCTGAAGGAAGAGGTGCTTTCCCTGGAGAACTGCACACGGGAGGTTGCCTACCTGAGCCTGCTGCACTGGGATGAGCCCTCTAGTCTCATCTTTCAGCTCGACCTAGAAG GATACCAGCCTCTGCGGGCAGCCCtagaggaggggaagaaatgtTCTGGAGACTCGTTCTACGTCCGCACCAACGTGTCCCTCCTGGAGCCGTCGGACCCTTACGCGCTGTGCGTGAAGCGCCGGGAGATCCTGCACGTCACGGACACCATGCACAGAGGCCGCCTGGAGTGGTACTGCTCGCGCGTCGATCCCTTCACCGTGCGGGACCTGGACAAGGGCACAGTGCCCAACTACAGCAG GGCTCATCAGCTTTTGAAGATCCAGGAGAAGCACCAGATGcctgggcagcagagaggcCACAGAAATAAT ctaaAGAAACGGGCCTTGGGCCAACTGCGCTTGGTGAAATCCAAACCACAGAGGAGCACAGAACAGCCCcctcagcagctgtggctggacCCCTGCTCAG ACCCGGACACGAACCTGAAGCCTTACAGCCTGGTGCGCCCTGTGGTGGTCAAGACACCCCGTCCCGTGGTGCTGTCCCCAAGCTGCATTGCACCACGGCTCATCAGGAACCTGCTGGACCTGCCCACCTCTCGCCTGGACTTCCATGTGTGCCCAGCAG AGAAGCTAGCAGGAGGGGATCCCAGTGCAACCAATGTTCAGGAGCACCCTGTGTCTAGAGCTGCCCGCCAGGACCAGAGGGAGAGTGGACAAATCCGCATGATCCGGGAGGCGATGGAAAAG aataAACACTGCCTGCTAGAGCTGGGATTTGAGGGTGTGAGGGATCtaattaaaagtgaaatataCCCCATCGTTATCCATGTCGAGGTCACTGAGAAGAACATTAGAGGACTCAG GAGCTTGCTGGGGAAGGCGGGCCAGCGGGACTCGGAGGTGCTGAAGATGTGCCGTGGTGTGGAGCGGGCTCTCCACACCCTGCCGTGCTCCTGGGCCCGCGTGGAGCCCCATGCCTGGAACCACGTGGAGGAGCTGCCCAAGGTGGTTCGTGGATGCATCTTCCAGGAGCAAGCCCGCCCACTGTGGATGGAGGAGGGCGATGACTGA
- the MFNG gene encoding beta-1,3-N-acetylglucosaminyltransferase manic fringe isoform X2, producing the protein MGRRLIRGVSGAAVFLASVALLSMRHRGARDAAQHPGVREGMLEKPEQQSGGSPEGAGGRGQKDLKPHPPEEYRTEGSLTLGDIFIAVKTTKRFHQSRMELLLDTWISQASEQTYIFTDEDDDALKRRVGGRVIFTNCSAEHSHLALSCKMAAEFDAFLASGLSWFCHLDDDNYLNPQVLLKLLSSYSETWDVYLGKPSLNRPIWASETLPNNQTKSVRFWFATGGAGFCISRVLARKMVPWASGRNFLSTSELIRLPDDCTVGYIIECKVGGQLIPNALFHSHLENLQLIPSSQLMQQVTLSYGMFENKLNVIELSGPFSPQEDPSRFRSLHCHLYPDTSWCLQAVGW; encoded by the exons ATGGGCCGTCGGCTCATCCGTGGTGTCTCTGGGGCCGCAGTCTTCCTTGCCAGCGTggctctcctctccatgcggcACCGCGGGGCTCGGGACGCAGCTCAGCACCCAGGGGTCAGGGAGGGGATGCTGGAGAAGCCAGAGCAACAGAGCGGAGGGAGCCCAGAGGGAGCTGGTGGCAGGGGGCAGAAGGACCTCAAACCCCATCCTCCGGAGGAGTACAGGACTGAGGGAAGCCTGACGCTTGGGGACATTTTCATAGCTGTGAAGACAACCAAGAGATTTCACCAGagcaggatggagctgctcctggacaCGTGGATATCCCAGGCCAGCGAGCAG ACCTACATCTTCactgatgaagatgatgatgcCTTGAAAAGGAGAGTGG GTGGCCGCGTGATCTTCACCAACTGCTCTGCCGAGCACAGCCACCTGGCCCTGTCCTGCAAGATGGCTGCAGAGTTCGACGCCTTCCTGGCCAGCGGCCTGAG CTGGTTTTGCCACTTGGATGATGACAACTACCTGAACCCTCAGGTGCTCCTGAAGCTCTTGTCCTCCTACTCGGAGACGTGGGATGTTTACCTGGGTAAACCCAGCCTCAACCGACCCATCTGGGCCTCTGAAACGCTGCCAAACAATCAGACG AAATCTGTGCGCTTCTGGTTTGCCACAGGAGGGGCTGGGTTCTGCATCAGCCGCGTGCTGGCAAGGAAGATGGTGCCCTGGGCCAG TGGCAGGAACTTCCTGAGCACTTCCGAGCTCATCCGCCTGCCAGATGACTGCACCGTGGGTTACATCATTGAGTGCAAGGTCGGTGGGCAGCTGATTCCCAATGCACTCTTCCACTCCCACCTGGAGAACCTGCAGCTcatccccagctctcagctcatgcagcag GTCACCCTCAGCTATGGTATGTTTGAGAACAAACTTAATGTCATTGAGCTCAGCGGCCCCTTCTCGCCCCAGGAGGACCCCTCAAG GTTTCGATCACTCCACTGCCACCTCTATCCCGACACCTCCTGGTGCCTGCAGGCTGTTGGCTGGTGA
- the MFNG gene encoding beta-1,3-N-acetylglucosaminyltransferase manic fringe isoform X1: MGRRLIRGVSGAAVFLASVALLSMRHRGARDAAQHPGVREGMLEKPEQQSGGSPEGAGGRGQKDLKPHPPEEYRTEGSLTLGDIFIAVKTTKRFHQSRMELLLDTWISQASEQTYIFTDEDDDALKRRVGGRVIFTNCSAEHSHLALSCKMAAEFDAFLASGLSWFCHLDDDNYLNPQVLLKLLSSYSETWDVYLGKPSLNRPIWASETLPNNQTKSVRFWFATGGAGFCISRVLARKMVPWASGRNFLSTSELIRLPDDCTVGYIIECKVGGQLIPNALFHSHLENLQLIPSSQLMQQVTLSYGMFENKLNVIELSGPFSPQEDPSSRFRSLHCHLYPDTSWCLQAVGW; encoded by the exons ATGGGCCGTCGGCTCATCCGTGGTGTCTCTGGGGCCGCAGTCTTCCTTGCCAGCGTggctctcctctccatgcggcACCGCGGGGCTCGGGACGCAGCTCAGCACCCAGGGGTCAGGGAGGGGATGCTGGAGAAGCCAGAGCAACAGAGCGGAGGGAGCCCAGAGGGAGCTGGTGGCAGGGGGCAGAAGGACCTCAAACCCCATCCTCCGGAGGAGTACAGGACTGAGGGAAGCCTGACGCTTGGGGACATTTTCATAGCTGTGAAGACAACCAAGAGATTTCACCAGagcaggatggagctgctcctggacaCGTGGATATCCCAGGCCAGCGAGCAG ACCTACATCTTCactgatgaagatgatgatgcCTTGAAAAGGAGAGTGG GTGGCCGCGTGATCTTCACCAACTGCTCTGCCGAGCACAGCCACCTGGCCCTGTCCTGCAAGATGGCTGCAGAGTTCGACGCCTTCCTGGCCAGCGGCCTGAG CTGGTTTTGCCACTTGGATGATGACAACTACCTGAACCCTCAGGTGCTCCTGAAGCTCTTGTCCTCCTACTCGGAGACGTGGGATGTTTACCTGGGTAAACCCAGCCTCAACCGACCCATCTGGGCCTCTGAAACGCTGCCAAACAATCAGACG AAATCTGTGCGCTTCTGGTTTGCCACAGGAGGGGCTGGGTTCTGCATCAGCCGCGTGCTGGCAAGGAAGATGGTGCCCTGGGCCAG TGGCAGGAACTTCCTGAGCACTTCCGAGCTCATCCGCCTGCCAGATGACTGCACCGTGGGTTACATCATTGAGTGCAAGGTCGGTGGGCAGCTGATTCCCAATGCACTCTTCCACTCCCACCTGGAGAACCTGCAGCTcatccccagctctcagctcatgcagcag GTCACCCTCAGCTATGGTATGTTTGAGAACAAACTTAATGTCATTGAGCTCAGCGGCCCCTTCTCGCCCCAGGAGGACCCCTCAAG CAGGTTTCGATCACTCCACTGCCACCTCTATCCCGACACCTCCTGGTGCCTGCAGGCTGTTGGCTGGTGA
- the MFNG gene encoding beta-1,3-N-acetylglucosaminyltransferase manic fringe isoform X3 — protein sequence MGRRLIRGVSGAAVFLASVALLSMRHRGARDAAQHPGVREGMLEKPEQQSGGSPEGAGGRGQKDLKPHPPEEYRTEGSLTLGDIFIAVKTTKRFHQSRMELLLDTWISQASEQTYIFTDEDDDALKRRVGGRVIFTNCSAEHSHLALSCKMAAEFDAFLASGLSWFCHLDDDNYLNPQKSVRFWFATGGAGFCISRVLARKMVPWASGRNFLSTSELIRLPDDCTVGYIIECKVGGQLIPNALFHSHLENLQLIPSSQLMQQVTLSYGMFENKLNVIELSGPFSPQEDPSSRFRSLHCHLYPDTSWCLQAVGW from the exons ATGGGCCGTCGGCTCATCCGTGGTGTCTCTGGGGCCGCAGTCTTCCTTGCCAGCGTggctctcctctccatgcggcACCGCGGGGCTCGGGACGCAGCTCAGCACCCAGGGGTCAGGGAGGGGATGCTGGAGAAGCCAGAGCAACAGAGCGGAGGGAGCCCAGAGGGAGCTGGTGGCAGGGGGCAGAAGGACCTCAAACCCCATCCTCCGGAGGAGTACAGGACTGAGGGAAGCCTGACGCTTGGGGACATTTTCATAGCTGTGAAGACAACCAAGAGATTTCACCAGagcaggatggagctgctcctggacaCGTGGATATCCCAGGCCAGCGAGCAG ACCTACATCTTCactgatgaagatgatgatgcCTTGAAAAGGAGAGTGG GTGGCCGCGTGATCTTCACCAACTGCTCTGCCGAGCACAGCCACCTGGCCCTGTCCTGCAAGATGGCTGCAGAGTTCGACGCCTTCCTGGCCAGCGGCCTGAG CTGGTTTTGCCACTTGGATGATGACAACTACCTGAACCCTCAG AAATCTGTGCGCTTCTGGTTTGCCACAGGAGGGGCTGGGTTCTGCATCAGCCGCGTGCTGGCAAGGAAGATGGTGCCCTGGGCCAG TGGCAGGAACTTCCTGAGCACTTCCGAGCTCATCCGCCTGCCAGATGACTGCACCGTGGGTTACATCATTGAGTGCAAGGTCGGTGGGCAGCTGATTCCCAATGCACTCTTCCACTCCCACCTGGAGAACCTGCAGCTcatccccagctctcagctcatgcagcag GTCACCCTCAGCTATGGTATGTTTGAGAACAAACTTAATGTCATTGAGCTCAGCGGCCCCTTCTCGCCCCAGGAGGACCCCTCAAG CAGGTTTCGATCACTCCACTGCCACCTCTATCCCGACACCTCCTGGTGCCTGCAGGCTGTTGGCTGGTGA